The genome window GGCGTCGAGCTCATTGGCGCAGACGCACGGGCAATCAGCATGGCCGAAGATCGTGGACAGTTTGCCGATGCCATGCGGCGTATCGGCCTCAAGGTGCCCACTGGCGGTATTGCGACGACATTTGATGAAGCGCTCGGACTTGTCGATCTCGTCGGCTTTCCGGCGATCATCCGGCCCGCATTCACGCTCGGCGGCACCGGCGGAGGCATCGCCTACAACCGCGAGGAATATGAAGAAATCGTTCGCCGGGGAATTGATCTCTCGCCGGTGCAGCAGGTTCTGATCGAACAGAGCGTCATCGGCTGGAAAGAGTTCGAGCTCGAAGTGATGCGGGATTGTGCGAACAATGTTGTAATCGTCTGTGCGATCGAGAATGTCGATCCGATGGGAGTTCATACCGGCGATTCCATTACGGTCGCTCCCTCGATGACCCTCAGCGATCGCGAGTACCAGGCGATGCGGGACGCGGCAATTTCGGTGATCCGGGAAATCGGCGTCGAGGCAGGTGGGTGCAATATTCAGTTCGCCATCAACCCGGATGACGGAGAGATGCTCGTCATTGAGATGAACCCCCGCGTGTCCCGCTCATCGGCGCTTGCATCGAAGGCCACCGGGTTTCCAATTGCGCGCATCGGTGCGAAACTGGCCGTCGGCTACCGCCTCGACGAAATCCCGAACGACATTACGAGGACTACGCCGGCGTCCTTCGAGCCGGTTCTCGACTACGTGATCGTGAAGTGTCCGAGATTTGCTTTCGAAAAGTTCACCGCCGCTAATCCGCAGCTCACCACCCAGATGAAGTCCGTCGGTGAGTCGATGGCGATCGGTCGCACATTCAAGGAAGCGTTCCAGAAAGGCTTGCGTGCGCTCGAGACGGGACGGCCGGGCTGGACAGTGGGCAGGTACCTTGATGAAGACCGTCTTCCGGATGATACACTCGAGGCGCTACGTGGCGCACTGAGGCAACCGACGCCGGAAAGAATCTTCCAGATCAAGCGCGCAATCGAGGCCGGGATCGAGATCCGCGATATTCACGAGCTGACTCATATCGATCCCTGGTTTCTCGGGCAGATGAAGGAGCTGGTCGACGCTGAGCGTGAGTACATGTCCCTCGACTCGCCGGGTGCCGACGACATGCGCCGCATGAAGCGATTGGGCTTTTCGGACGGTCAGCTTGCGCTGCTCGGCGGCTCGACCGAAACGGCGATCAGGGCCGAGCGCTGGCGGCTGGGGATTCGTCCGGTCTACAAGATGGTGGACACGTGTGCCGGAGAGTTTCCATCAGCGACGCCCTACCTCTACAGCAGCTACGATGAGGAGGACGAAGCGCCGCGAAGTGGTCGCCCGTCGGTCGTCATCCTCGGCAGCGGACCGAACCGGATCGGACAGGGCGTGGAGTTCGATTATTGCTGCGTGCGCGCAGCGCTCGCGCTGCGGGAACGGGGGTACGAGACTATCATGATCAACTCGAATCCTGAGACCGTTTCCACTGATTTCGATATCTCCGATAAGCTTTATTTCGAGCCGCTGACTCTGGAGCATGTGCTCGAAATCGTTGAGCGGGAACAACCGATCGGGGTGATCGTTCAACTCGGCGGTCAGACTCCGCTCAAGCTCACCCGGGGACTCGAAGCCGCGGGAGTAAGAATTCTCGGCACTTCTCCGGACTCGATCGACATCGCGGAAGACCGGCGCCGCTTCGACGCGATCGCCCGTGAGCTTGGCGTGCAGCAGCCGCCAAATGGCACCGCAACGAGTGTCGCCGAGGCCGTTGCGATCGCCGAGCGCATCGGTTATCCGGCACTGGTTCGTCCGTCGTATGTGCTCGGCGGCAGGGCAATGGAGATTGTGTATGATGCGGCGTCGCTGGAGGACTACTTCGAACGCGCCGTCCGCGTATCGGAGGACAGACCGGTTTTGATTGACCGCTTTCTGGAAGATGCTTTCGAAGCTGACGTTGATGCAGTTTCCGACGGACATCAGGTGGTCATCGGCGGCATCATGCAGCATATCGAGGATGCAGGCATTCACTCCGGTGATTCGGCCTGCGTCCTTCCGCCATACCTGATCGGCGAAAAGGACATGGAGACGATGCGGACCCACACTGTTGCTTTCGCAAAGGCACTGGGAGTGGTTGGGCTCATCAACGTTCAGTACGCCATCAAGGATGGAGAGGTCTACGTACTGGAGGTGAATCCCCGCGCCAGCCGGACGGTGCCCTTTGTATCGAAGGCAATCGGCGTGTCGCTTGCCGCTGTCGCTGCGCGAGCAATGCTTGGCGAAAGTCTCACCGAAATCGGATTCACCGAGGAAGTTGTCCCCGAATACGTTTCGGTGAAGGAAGCCGTGTTTCCGTTCACTAAGTTTCGCGAATTCGATCCGATTCTCGGGCCGGAGATGCGGTCCACGGGCGAAGTTATGGGAATCGCCGAGTCGTTTGGAGGTGCTTTCGCGAAAGCGCAGATTTCAGCGGAGAACCGGCTACCCGCAAGCGGGACGATTCTGATTACTGTCAATGACTTCGACAAGACCGCCGTGACGCCGATTGCCAGGCGATTTCACGAGATGGGTTTCAGTCTTGTGGCCACCGAGGGAACGGCGCGCCACCTGCGGGGCCGCGGGATACCGGTATCCCGGGTATTCAAGGTGCACGAGGGGCGGCCGCATGGCATCGATATGATCGTCAATGGAGATGTGCAGCTTCTCATCAACACTCCGTTCGGCAAACACGCGCAAAAAGACGATTACACGTTGCGGCAGGCTGCGATAGCGCATGGTGTAGCGTACACGACCACTCTTTCCGCTGCGAATGCCGCCTGCGATGCAATCCTGTCGATGCGTTCCCGTCCGTTCGTCGTGCGCTGCCTTCAGGATTGGCATGCCCAGCTCGGCGCGGAGTCGGTGGTTTGACAATACGCGATGTATTTGTTCACGAGTCCGCGTTCGTCGACGAGGGGGCGCAAATTGGGCAAGGCAGCAAGGTCTGGCATTTCTGTCACATCCTTCCCGGTGCAATCCTTGGTGAGGATTGCTCTCTGGGCCAGAATGTGGTCGTCATGAACGGCGTGAGGATCGGCAACAACGTAAAGATCCAGAACAACGTTTCCGTTTATGAGGGAGTCGAACTGGAAGACGATGTCTTCTGCGGTCCGTCAATGGTCTTCACCAACGTCATCAATCCGCGAAGTCATGTGTCCCGCAAGGATGAGTATCGCCGGACGCTCGTGAGACGCGGTTCGACAATCGGGGCCAACGCGACAATCGTGTGCGGGGCGACACTCGGCGAATACGCGTTCATCGGGGCGGGCAGCGTCGTCACGGGCGATGTAATGGCCTACGCTCTCATGGTCGGGGTGCCTGCTCGACGAATTGGCTGGATGTGCCAGTGCGGACAGCGTCTTCCCGATGGCGGCGCCGGTTCGTGCAGCGGGTGCGGGACCTGCTACCGGGCAGTGTCAGACCGCATCGAGAAAGTCGAATCGTGAAAGAAAACTCTGGAGAGGAAATGGCCAAGGATTTGTCTCGCGGCGAGGCCGTGAATGTGGCTGCCGCATCGATCGACGAGGTGGGCAAGCGGCATTTCCGGATTGTACTCGTGGGTTGCGGCCGCATCAGCGGCAACCATGCGATGGCTATTCGGGAGATCGATGGACTCAAGCTGGCGGCGGCCTGCGATGACAATCCTGATCGTGCTCGGAGTTTTGGCGAATTACATGGGATCCCATGGTTTAAGTCGTACGAGGAGCTGCTCGCTTCCGTGGAGTGCGACGTCGTAGCGATCGCCACACCGTCCGGACTTCACCCGGCACAGGGTGTGGTCGCCGCCCGCGCCGGCAAGCACGTCATCACGGAAAAGCCGATGGCGATCTCACTGCGCGGCGCGGACGAGCTGGTACAGGCATGTGATGCTGCGCGTGTCCATCTGTTCGTCGTCAAGCAGAACCGGCTGAATGCGCCGGTGCAAATGCTCAAACGCGCCATTGACCGTGGCCGGTTTGGCCGCCTTTACATGGCGAGCTGCACCGTCCGGTGGACCCGTCCGCAGGAGTACTACGATCAGGCTCCGTGGCGCGGCACCTGGGAGTTTGACGGAGGTGCGTTCATGAACCAGGCATCACACTACGTCGATCTTGTGCAGTGGGTGATGGGCCCGGTCGAAAGCGTGATGGCAAAGACCGCTACCTTGGCCCGGAAAATCGAGACCGAAGACTCCGGAGTGGCGATCATGCGATTCAGGTCCGGCGCTCTCGGCGTTATCGAAGTCACCATGTTGACCTACCCCAGCAACATGGAAGGCTCGATTACCGTCCTCGGGGAAAGAGGAACGGCCAAGATTGGCGGCACCGCTGTGAACAAGGTGGAGCACTGGACGTTTGCGGATTCCGATGCAGAAGACGAGGCTGTCCGGTCAATGGACAGCAACCCTCCAAATGTTTACGGCTATGGCCATGAGGGGTATTATCGCAACGTCCTCTCGGTTCTCCGGGGCGAAGCCAAGCCGGACACGGACGGCCGTGCCGGCCGCAAGTCTCTCGAGTTGATACTTGGTATCTACGAATCCGCGAAAACAGGGCGGGACGTGCCG of Gemmatimonadaceae bacterium contains these proteins:
- the carB gene encoding carbamoyl-phosphate synthase large subunit → MAKRTDLKKILIIGSGPIVIGQGAEFDYSGTQAAKALTEEGYEVVLVNSNPATIMTDPEFAARTYVEPVTPAFVELVLEQERPDALLPTMGGQTALNVAMKLHESGALEKYGVELIGADARAISMAEDRGQFADAMRRIGLKVPTGGIATTFDEALGLVDLVGFPAIIRPAFTLGGTGGGIAYNREEYEEIVRRGIDLSPVQQVLIEQSVIGWKEFELEVMRDCANNVVIVCAIENVDPMGVHTGDSITVAPSMTLSDREYQAMRDAAISVIREIGVEAGGCNIQFAINPDDGEMLVIEMNPRVSRSSALASKATGFPIARIGAKLAVGYRLDEIPNDITRTTPASFEPVLDYVIVKCPRFAFEKFTAANPQLTTQMKSVGESMAIGRTFKEAFQKGLRALETGRPGWTVGRYLDEDRLPDDTLEALRGALRQPTPERIFQIKRAIEAGIEIRDIHELTHIDPWFLGQMKELVDAEREYMSLDSPGADDMRRMKRLGFSDGQLALLGGSTETAIRAERWRLGIRPVYKMVDTCAGEFPSATPYLYSSYDEEDEAPRSGRPSVVILGSGPNRIGQGVEFDYCCVRAALALRERGYETIMINSNPETVSTDFDISDKLYFEPLTLEHVLEIVEREQPIGVIVQLGGQTPLKLTRGLEAAGVRILGTSPDSIDIAEDRRRFDAIARELGVQQPPNGTATSVAEAVAIAERIGYPALVRPSYVLGGRAMEIVYDAASLEDYFERAVRVSEDRPVLIDRFLEDAFEADVDAVSDGHQVVIGGIMQHIEDAGIHSGDSACVLPPYLIGEKDMETMRTHTVAFAKALGVVGLINVQYAIKDGEVYVLEVNPRASRTVPFVSKAIGVSLAAVAARAMLGESLTEIGFTEEVVPEYVSVKEAVFPFTKFREFDPILGPEMRSTGEVMGIAESFGGAFAKAQISAENRLPASGTILITVNDFDKTAVTPIARRFHEMGFSLVATEGTARHLRGRGIPVSRVFKVHEGRPHGIDMIVNGDVQLLINTPFGKHAQKDDYTLRQAAIAHGVAYTTTLSAANAACDAILSMRSRPFVVRCLQDWHAQLGAESVV
- a CDS encoding acyltransferase; the encoded protein is MTIRDVFVHESAFVDEGAQIGQGSKVWHFCHILPGAILGEDCSLGQNVVVMNGVRIGNNVKIQNNVSVYEGVELEDDVFCGPSMVFTNVINPRSHVSRKDEYRRTLVRRGSTIGANATIVCGATLGEYAFIGAGSVVTGDVMAYALMVGVPARRIGWMCQCGQRLPDGGAGSCSGCGTCYRAVSDRIEKVES
- a CDS encoding Gfo/Idh/MocA family oxidoreductase, with the translated sequence MKENSGEEMAKDLSRGEAVNVAAASIDEVGKRHFRIVLVGCGRISGNHAMAIREIDGLKLAAACDDNPDRARSFGELHGIPWFKSYEELLASVECDVVAIATPSGLHPAQGVVAARAGKHVITEKPMAISLRGADELVQACDAARVHLFVVKQNRLNAPVQMLKRAIDRGRFGRLYMASCTVRWTRPQEYYDQAPWRGTWEFDGGAFMNQASHYVDLVQWVMGPVESVMAKTATLARKIETEDSGVAIMRFRSGALGVIEVTMLTYPSNMEGSITVLGERGTAKIGGTAVNKVEHWTFADSDAEDEAVRSMDSNPPNVYGYGHEGYYRNVLSVLRGEAKPDTDGRAGRKSLELILGIYESAKTGRDVPLPLKA